From Erwinia pyri, a single genomic window includes:
- the murF gene encoding UDP-N-acetylmuramoyl-tripeptide--D-alanyl-D-alanine ligase produces the protein MIAITLQKLAELTGGTLYGSDLSIAEVTTDTRKVTAGCLFVALKGERFDAHDFAGDAMAAGSAALLVSKHLPVAVPQVVVADTRIALGQLAGWVRQQSQARIVALTGSSGKTSVKEMTAAILRECGETLYTAGNLNNDIGVPLTLLRLNEQHRYAVIELGANHQGEIAYTTNITRPESALVNNLAAAHLEGFGSLAGVAKAKGEIFQGLPVNGTAILNADSNDWPHWQNTLHSKTVWRFSSEPQADSDFTATDVQVTSTGTHFVMMTPAGSVAIQLPLPGRHNIANALAAAALALSVDAPLSAIQKGLTHLKAVPGRLFPVLLAENKLLLDDSYNANVGSMTAAAQVLAEMPGYRVMVVGDMAELGDEAEECHREVGEAARLAGIDKVLSTGKLSHIISKASGTGEHLQDKAAITARLQALLAEHAVITILVKGSRSAAMEQVVQSLQENGTC, from the coding sequence ATGATCGCAATCACTTTGCAAAAGCTGGCAGAGCTGACGGGAGGTACGCTGTACGGTAGCGACCTTTCTATTGCTGAAGTCACTACCGACACGCGCAAAGTTACCGCCGGTTGCCTGTTCGTTGCCCTGAAAGGTGAGCGTTTTGATGCTCATGACTTCGCAGGCGATGCGATGGCCGCCGGTTCGGCAGCTCTATTGGTTAGTAAGCACTTACCCGTTGCTGTGCCGCAGGTGGTTGTGGCGGACACACGTATCGCGCTCGGCCAGCTGGCGGGCTGGGTTCGCCAGCAGTCCCAGGCCCGTATCGTGGCGCTGACCGGCTCTTCCGGTAAGACCTCTGTCAAAGAGATGACCGCCGCTATTCTGCGGGAATGTGGTGAAACCCTCTATACCGCGGGCAACCTTAATAACGATATCGGCGTTCCGCTTACCCTGCTGCGTCTTAACGAACAGCACCGCTATGCGGTGATTGAGTTAGGCGCTAACCATCAGGGCGAGATCGCTTACACCACCAATATTACCCGGCCTGAGTCCGCGCTGGTGAATAACCTGGCGGCGGCGCATCTGGAGGGATTTGGTTCGCTGGCGGGCGTGGCGAAAGCCAAAGGGGAGATTTTCCAGGGCTTGCCGGTTAACGGCACGGCTATCTTAAATGCGGACAGCAACGACTGGCCGCACTGGCAGAACACCCTGCACAGTAAAACCGTGTGGCGTTTCTCATCGGAACCGCAGGCCGACAGTGATTTCACCGCGACAGATGTCCAGGTCACCAGTACCGGCACCCATTTCGTGATGATGACGCCTGCGGGCAGCGTTGCCATCCAGCTGCCGCTGCCGGGGCGCCATAACATCGCCAATGCGCTGGCGGCAGCGGCGCTGGCCCTCTCGGTCGATGCGCCGTTAAGCGCCATTCAGAAAGGCTTAACCCATCTTAAAGCGGTACCTGGCCGTCTGTTCCCGGTGCTGTTAGCGGAAAATAAACTGCTGCTGGATGACAGCTATAACGCCAACGTAGGGTCAATGACTGCGGCAGCTCAGGTGCTGGCCGAGATGCCTGGCTACCGGGTGATGGTGGTAGGCGACATGGCTGAGCTGGGTGATGAGGCTGAAGAGTGTCACCGTGAGGTGGGCGAAGCGGCTCGCCTGGCAGGCATCGATAAAGTATTAAGCACCGGAAAGTTGAGTCACATCATTAGTAAAGCCAGCGGAACAGGCGAACATCTTCAGGACAAGGCGGCCATCACCGCACGCCTTCAGGCGCTGCTCGCTGAGCATGCCGTTATCACTATTTTAGTTAAAGGTTCACGTAGTGCCGCCATGGAGCAGGTAGTACAGAGCTTACAGGAGAA